CGACCGACGAACTTGCCCATCCGGTAGCGCCAGCTCTGCGCGCGTGCGCGCACCGGCCGACCGCTGGCGTAGCGAAGCAGGTCCTGCGCGAGCGCCTCCACCGACGGGTAGCGCCGCTCGGGCGGTTTGGAAAGCGCCTTCAGGACGATGTTGTCCAGATCCCCCGCGAGGGTCCGTGCGCGCCGGCGCAAGGCATGCGGGTCGTGCGCTTCCCCCCGGGGGGATGCACCACTGGGATGCAGAACCGCCTGCGAGGGCCGCACCGGATCGTGCAGCAGGATCGACTCCTCCCAGGCGGCATCGCTCCCGCGGTTCGGGCGGTAGGGCTTGGCGTCCACGAGCAGTTCGTACAGCACCACGCCGAGTGAATAGACGTCGGTCATCGTGGTGACCGGTTCGCCGCGGATCTGCTCGGGGGCGGCGTAGTGCAGGGTGAACGCGCGGGTACCGGTACGGGTGCGCTCGGGACCGCTGTCGCTGTCGAGCAGCTTGGCGATGCCGAAATCGAGCAGGCGCACATCGCCCGCCGGGGTCACCAGGATATTGGAAGGTTTCAGGTCGCGATGGACGATCAGGTTGGCGTGGGCATGGCTGACCGCGGCGCAGACCTGCTCGAACATCTGCAGTCGCGTCGCCAGTGGCGTGTCGTGCTCGCGGCAGTAATCGGTGATGGGAATGCCGTCGATGTATTCCAGGGCGAGGTAGGGCAGGCCCTCGCTGCTGATGCCGGCGTCCAGCAGGCGGGCGATGTGCGGGTGGGCGAGTCGGGCGAGGATCTGGCGCTCGCGGGTGAAGCGCAGGCGCAAATTGGTGTCCACCAGGCCCGGCCGCAGCAGCTTCAGGCCTACCCGGCGCTGGTAGAGCCCGTCCGCGCGCGAGGCCAGCCAGACCTGTCCCATGCCACCCTCGCCCAGCAGGTGTTCCAGCCGGTAGGGGCCGACCTGGCGGCCGGGCATGACCAGCTGGCTGGGTTTCAGTGCCGGCTCGGAGAGGAAGCTCTCGTCCTCATCCAGCGCGATCAGCGCCGCCAGCTCCTCGGCCAGCTCCGGGTCCTCCGCACGCACCGCGCGCAGGCGCCGCTCGCGATCGACCGCGTCCAGCCCGAACAACTCGTCGAGCAGGGGGGAGATCCGTTGCCAGCGTGCAGGGTCCATGAGGCTTCCCCAATGCGGTCCGGGCGTGTTGCGCGAGCAGTACCCCGGACGTCAGTCTTGTGGTGCGTCGCGCAGCGAAGCCAGCAGGAACACGCGTGCCTTCTGCCAGTCGCGCCGGATGCTGCGCTCGGAGCGGTCCATCACCGCGGAGATTTCCGGTTCCGAGAGCCCGCCGAAGTAACGCAGTTCCACCAGCTGCGCGAGCTTGGGATCGACCTGGGTGAGGCGGGTCAGGGCGATGTCCAACGCCAGCATCTCGTCGTCCAGCCGGATGCCGCCTTCCAGATCCTCAGGCAGGTCGGTGACGCGGTGAAGATCGCCGCCGCGCTTCTGCGCCAGGCGCTGACGCGCGTAGTCCACCACCACCGAGCGCATCGCGGTGGCGGCATACGCGAAGAAGTGTGCGCGGTCGTCGAACTGCGCTTCGCGCTTGCCCCACAGCTTCAGATAGGCCTCGTGCACGAGCGCGGTCGCGTCGAGGGTCTGGCCGCGCTGCTCGGCCAACTGGCGCCGGGCCATGCCGTGCAGCTCGTGATAAAGGGCCGAGAGCACTTCATCGAGTGCGCCGCGGCCCCCGCCACGGGCTTCCTGCAGGAGCTGGGTAATATCGCCGCTGTCGGCCATGTCCACGTCCCTTCCTTGTAACGCCCAATATAGCGCTTTGTGATGGATGTCACGAAAGGGTGGGGGAAACCCCTACAAGCAGCGCCGCGTCAGCGCTGGCAGTGGCTGCACCAGACACTGGTTCTTTGTCCGATCGCCGCCTGCCTGAGTGGCCTGCCGCAGTTTCGGCAGGGCTTGCCACCGCGGCCGTAGACGGCCAGTTGTTGCACGAAATACCCGCTGTTTCCGTCCGGGCTGACATAGTCGCGCAGCGTCGTTCCGCCCTGCGTGATCGCCGATTCCAGTACCCGGCGGATTTCCGTCACCAGCAGGCGGTAGCGCTCCCTGGAAATCCGCTCGGCGGACCGCAGCGGCGATATCCCGGCCGCGAACAGGGCCTCGGCGGCGTAGATGTTGCCGACTCCGACCACCACGGACTGGTCCATCAGGAAAGCTTTCACGGGTGCGCGGCGTCCGCGGCTCAGCGCATACAGGTAGTCCCCGGTGAACGCATCCGACAGCGGCTCCGGGCCGAGCGCCGCCAACAAGGGATGGACGCTGCCGGGCGCCTGCCAGAGCACGCTGCCAAAACGACGCGGATCGTGCATCCGCAGCACGCGTTCGTTGTCCAGGAGCAGGTCGACGTGGTCGTGCGGGCGTGCCGGTACGTGCGCCGGGATGACCCGCAGACTGCCCGACATCCCCAGATGCAGCAGCGCGCTGCCCACGCTCGTGTCCAGCAACAGGTATTTGGCACGCCGGCGCACCTCCAGGATGCGCCGGCCCGGCAGCAGGCTGGTGATCTCCGGTGCGATCGGCCAACGCAGGTCGGTTCGGCGCAGGGTTGCGGCAGTGACCGTCCGTCCGGTCAGGTGCGGCGCGAGGGCAGCGCGGGTGGTCTCGACTTCGGGTAGCTCTGGCATGCGCACAGTCTACGGCGCAGCGACCCATGCGCAGTCCAAACCGTCGCGGCGCTGAACGGTTCACGTCGCCGCCTTGCCTGCGCGCTCCGCGCCCGCATTCACATGAATGGTGTCAATGCACAGTTGTGCATTGGCATGTCATTATCGTTGATTCCGCTGGGGCTCTGCCTCGCCGGATGATCCGGGCAAGCGCCCGGTGCCCTCTCCCGGAGTCATGAAATGCCCGCTTCCCTGCTCGACTTTTTCGCCGGTGGCCTGCTGCAGCCCAGTTGGGGCGCGCTCGCCGTCTACCTGTTGGTCGCCACCCAGCTGACCATCTTTGCCGTCACCCTCTACCTGCACCGCTCGATGACCCATCGCGGTGTCGAATTCCACCCGGCGATCAACCACTTCTTCCGTTTCTGGACCTGGTTGACCACGTCGATGATCACCCGCGAGTGGGTGGCGATCCATCGCAAGCACCACGCCACCTGCGAGACCGAGGAAGATCCGCACAGCCCGCTGACCAAGGGCATCGGCAACGTGTTCTGGCGCGGCGTGGAGCTCTACCGCGAGGCCCGCAGCGACCGTGCGTCCATCGAAAAATACGGCAAGGGCTGCCCGGACGACTGGATCGAGCGCCACCTGTATACTCCGCACGCGACTCTCGGCCCGACCCTGCTGCTGTTCATCAACTTCGGGTTGTTCGGGTTTGCCGGCGTGGCGGTCTGGGCGATCCAGATGCTGTGGATCCCGTTCTGGGCCGCGGGCGTGGTCAACGGCATCGGACACTGGTGGGGCTACCGTAACTTCGAGACCACCGACAAGGCGACCAACATCACCCCTTGGGCGTTCTGGATCGGCGGTGAGGAGCTGCACAACAACCACCACGCGTTCCCGAGCTCGGCCAAGTTTGCGCTGCGCAAGTTCGAGTTCGACATCGGCTGGACGGTGATCCGGGCGCTGCAGAGCGTCGGCCTGGCCAAGGTGCTGCGGGTCGCGCCGACGCTGGACGTGCGGCCGAACATCAGCATGCCGGACCGGGAAACACTCAAGGCCCTGCTGGCGATCCGCTTCCAGGCGATGACCGACTACTACCGCAAGGTCACCCTGCCGACCCTGCGCGCCAATGACGAGAAGCTGCCGCGCAAGCTGCGCAAGGGGCTGGCCGATGGCGGTCGCTGGCTGGATGACGAGAAACGCGCCCGCCTGCAGGCCTGGCTGGCGGACCGTCCGCACATGGCGACGCTGGCCGAGTATCGCCAGCGCCTGCAGCAGGTCCTGGACGAGCGCTCGCACGATGCGCAGGTCACGCTGCAGAAACTGCACGACTGGTGCGTGGAGGCCGAGGCCACCGGCAACCAGGCGCTGCAGCAGTTCTCTGCGCGCCTGAAGGGCTACACCCTGGTGCCGGCGCAGGCGTGAGCGTCGCGGGCCGTCACCGGCGGCGCGCTTTGGCGGTCCCGTTGCTGGCGACGGGACTGGCCGCGATGGCGTGGCTATCGAGCCCGGCGTCCGCGCAAGCCAGGGTCGAGACCACCGGCGACTACCTGCAACGCATGGACGCCAACGGTGACGGCCGGGTCTCGCTGGAGGAGTACCTGGCCTGGATGAGCTATGCGTTCGATGCGATGGATGCCAATGGCGATGGCGTCCTGGATCCGGCCGAGCAGCCCGGCGGCAAGGGGACGCCGATCACGCGCAGCCAGCACATCGCCCGCCTGACCGCGCGATTCCAGCGCCAGGACGTCAACCACGACGGGTTCCTCAGCGCGACCGAGCTTGCTGCGCCGCCGCAGTAGCCAGCCTGGCGGTCCGCCGGGGGCCGCCTACTACCAAAGTCGTCTGTCCGCCCCCGTGGGCACCTCCTACATTTTGATGGCAACCGTCCCGACCGGCCTCGCAGCGTCCAATCGCACGGGTCGATCCGGGGCGCGGCCATTCACTTGGGAGGACGTGCGATGCAGGCGAACAACGTGGTCGAACGGGTGCTCGCTCACCCCAAGTTCCAGGAACTGACGCGCAGGCGCGGCCGCACCAGCCTCTGGTTTTTCCTGCTCATGCTGGTGGTGTATGCCGGCTTCATCCTGACCCTGGCCTATTGGCCGGAAGTGTTCGCCCGGCCCATCGGACCGGGCTACACCATGAGCGTGGGGGTGTTGACGGCGATCATTGTTGCGGTCAGCGCGGTGGTGATGATTTCCGCTTTCGTGCACCTGTCCAACAAGTACTACGACCCGTTGATCGACGCCATCGTGAGGGACGTGAAATGAGGGCCGCCATGGCAGTCCTCGCGGCGGCCCTCGCTGCCCTGCTTCCCCTGCCGGCTTTCGCTGCCACCAAGGGGCAGGCCAACACCTCGGCGATCGTCATGTTCCTGGTGTTCATCGTCGGCACGATGTTCATTACCTGGTGGGCGGCCAAGCGCACCAAGACCACGTCGGATTTCTATACCGCCGGCGGCGGCATCACCGGCTTCCAGAACGGCCTGGCGATCGCCGGCGATTACCTGTCGGCGGCGTCGTTCCTGGGCATCGCCGGCATGGTCTACGTCAGCGGCTTTGACGGCATGATCTACGCGATCGGCTTCCTGTTCGGCTGGCCGGTGGTGATGTTCCTGATCGCCGAGCGGCTGCGCAACCTGGGTCGCTACAACTTCGCCGACGTGACCTCCTACCGGCTGTCGGAAACGCCGCTGCGCGTGCTGGCGGCGAGCGCCTCCTTGCTGGTGATCGCGCTGTACCTGATCGCGCAGATGGTCGGCGCCGGCAAACTCATCGTGCTGCTGTTCGGCATCCGCTACGAGCTGGCGGTGTCCATCGTCGGCGTGCTGATGATCATGTACGTGGCGTTCGGCGGCATGACCGCGACCACCTGGGTGCAGATCATCAAGGCGGTGCTGATGCTGATCGGCGCGACGCTGATGGCGTTCCTGGTGCTGAAGGCCTTCAGCTTCAATCCCGACGCGATGCTGGCCGAGGCGGTGCGCATCCACCCCAACGGGCTCGCGATCATGGCCCCGGGCTCACAGGTCAGTGCCAACCCGCTCAACGCGCTCTCGCTCGGACTCGCGCTGGCCTTCGGCACCGCGGGGCTGCCGCACATCCTGATGCGCTTCTTCACCGTGCCCAACGCCAAGGAAGCGCGCCGCTCGGTGATCTACGCGAGCTCGTTCATCGGCTACTTTTACCTGCTGACCTTCATCATCGGTTTCGGCGGCATCGCCCTGCTGTACCAGCACCCGGAGTACTTCACCGCCAATCCCGACGGCAGCATCGACATCATCAACGGGCTGGTCGGCGGGACCAACATGGTGGCGGTGCACCTGGCCAACGCGGTCGGAGGCAGCCTGTTGCTGGGCTTCCTGGCGGCGGTAACCTTCGCCACCATCGTGGCGGTGGTGGCCGGGCTGACCCTGGCCGGTGCGGCGGCGATCTCGCATGACCTGTACGCCAACGTGTTTGCCCGCGGCCGGGCGACGGAGAAGCAGCAGATGAAGATCTCGCGCATCTCCACGGTGACCCTGGGCGTGATCGCGATCCTGCTGGGCATCGTGTTCGAGAACCAGAACGTCGCCTTCATGGTCGGCCTGGCCTTCGCGATCGCCGCCAGTGCCAACTTCCCGGTGCTGGTGCTGTCGATCGCCTGGCGCGGCTGCACAACGATGGGCGCGACGATCGGTGGATTCATCGGCCTGGTGGTGGCGACGGCGTGGGTGACCCTGAGCAAGACCGTGTGGGTGGACGTGTTCCACTTCGCCGAGCCGATCGTGCCGTTTCCGAATCCGGGCATCCTGTCGATCCCGCTGGCGTTCATCGCGATCTGGCTGTTCTCGGTGCTGGACCGCAGCCCGCGGGCGGATCGCGAACGCGCCGCCTTCGATGCGCTGCGCGTGCGCAGCGAGACCGGTATCGGTGCCTCGTCGGCAAGCGACCATTGACGCGGGGAGCTACCCTCGGTCTACAGACAAAGGAGCGATGACGCCATGTACAAGCACATAGTGATTGCGACCGACGGCTCGGAGCTGGCGGGCAAGGGACTGGAGCAGGGACTGGAGCTGGCGGCAGCGGTGGGCGCGCAGGTGACCATCGTCACGGCGTCCGAGCGCTGGACACCGGCGGACGCGGGGGTGGTGTGGGGCGGCTCGGCGAGCATGCTGGAGGAATACCGGACCCACGTCACCGACCAGGCCAACGAGGTGCTGGCCGCCGCGGGCGCGCGAGCCGATCAGCTCGGCGTACGCCACGAGTCGGTCTACGTCGCCGAGCGCTACCCGGCCGACGCGATCCTGGAAACCGCCGCGGGGCGCGGGGCGGACCTGATCGTCATGGCGAGCCACGGCCGCCGCGGCCTGAACCGGCTGCTGATCGGCAGCCAGACCAACGCAGTGATCGCGCACAGCACCATTCCGGTGTTGGTGGTGCGCTGAGGGTCTCGATTTGTTCGATGCGAGCTGGTGGGCCCCGCCGCGGCCGGGAGGTCTTCGCTGCTCATGTCCCCCGGCCTCCGCCTGCCGGCGAAGGCCTCCTCCCTTTACTTCGCTGCGAAGACCTCCCGACCACGACGAGCGTGTGGGGCCCCGTCGTCCCGCCCGCCGCGGCCGGCAGGTCTTCGCCGCTCATGTCCCCCGGCCTCCGCCTGCCGGCGAAGGCCTCCTCCTTTACTTCGCTACGAAGACCTCCCGGCCACGACGGGGCTCGGTGGGCCGGGTGGGGCGTCTATCCGCTGAAAGTCGGGCTTTCACAAGGGGCCCCCGCGTACCCCCGCAAGACGGGTGGGCTTGCCGTTGAGGGCGAAATAAAGGAGGAGGCGACGGCCGAAGGCTGTCGCCGGGGGACATTCGCCCTCAACGGCAGGCCCACCCGTCCCCGGCATCGCCGCAGTCCGTCGCGACGTTCCGGCTCACTGAAAAACCAGAGCACCAAAAACCGGACCCACGCGTGTGGGCCCGGGGCCGCTCGTGTACTCCAGCAGCTCAGCCGGCAGATTCAGAAGGTGTAGCGGGCCAGAGTGTGCAGGCGCACCAGCTCGCCGTCCGTACCGGATTCCAGCGTGCGCTCCCCCCAGATCGCCTCGATGCCCAGATCGAGCTTGGGCACCGGCGACCAGATCAGGTTGGCGTGCGCCGAATGCACCCGCCGGGTGACCCCCAGGCCGGTCAGGTCGGTCCGGTTGTCCCACTGCGAGCGCGCGTAGTAGAGGTTGCCGCGAAGCTGCGGGCTGAACGCATGGCGCAGACCGGCGTACGCGGCCCAGCCGCCGAGCGCGTCGAGGTTGCCGCTGGCGTCGACCATCGCATCCTGCTGCACGGTGGCCAGGCCGATGTAACGCCCGAAACCTTCGCCGCCGGTCGCCTGGTAACGCAAGTCGGTGCTGTCGCCGAGCTTGACCAGCCCGCTGACGGAGGCGGCGAAGCCGGTGGTGCTCTCGGCGCTGCCGGCGACGGGCTCGTGCTTGAGCTGCCGCGCCATGCCGGCCACGCTGAAGTGGCCCCAGTCGCCCTTGCCGGTGTAGCGGGCGATCAGGTCGGGCACGCTGTTGTCGCCGCTGATCACGCGCGGACCGCCGCCAAAGGGCTGCACCGTGGTTTCCGGGTTTTCCAGCGACACGCTGAAGGGACCGCTGGTGTAGCGGATCTGCGGCTGGCGCACGAACACCACCGCATCGGTGGGGCCGACGAAGTCGACCGAGTCGAGCAGGGCCGCGGTGTCCATGAAGTTGGACCAGGTCTGGCCGACCAGCAGCCGGTTCCAGGTCAGGTAGGCATGGCGGATGGTCGCGCCATAGGTGTTGGTCGCCGCCGTGTTGCCCAGCGAGCCGCCGAAGAAGTCCAGCTCGAAACGCGCGCCCAACGTGTCGCCCGAATCCAGCTCGGTGCTGGCGTCGAACCACAGGCGCGAGAATTTGACGTGGCTGTCGAGGTAGGCGTCGCCGCCATCGCCGCCGACCGGGATCGCGCCAGGCACGTAGAAATCGCGTCCGGCGGTGCTCTTGGCGATCTCGCCGTCGCTGGTGCTGGTCGACATCGCGTCGACGCGGATCATGCCGCCGACGGTGAAGCGGGTGCCGGGGTTGGCCTGCGGGGTGATCGTGGTGGTCTGGATAGCGGCGGTCTGGGCGGGTCTGGCCGGCGGCGCGGTGGCGACCGGTTGGGTTGCCGGTACCGGCGTCGTTCGGAGCCCGGTGGCGCCGGTATCGGCGAGTGGCTGCTGCGCCAGCATCTGCTCGACCAGCCGCTCCAGCTCGGCCACGCGGGCCTCCAGTGCCTGCTCGCGGTCGGTCTGCGCCAGCGCCACGCCGGGAGCAAGCAGAGCAAGCAGCATCGCGGCGGCCAGCGGCCGGCGACCCCATTGCGTCGATGCGCCGGTGGTGCCGGCGCGGTTGGATCGGGGCATGTTTCCCTCCACGGCTTCCGCCAGGTGACGGGTTGCCGACGGGCTGCCGGCCACCTGTTTTGGAGGGTATGCGTAAAACGTGCGCATTCACGCGTGCCTAGACCAAGGTCTAAACCGCGCCGCGACTGGATGCGGCACACTCGACAGGGACGAACCGCTCAGGAGGCCACGCCCATGAACATTCCCCGGGACATCTACCCAGTGCCGGCCGACTT
The genomic region above belongs to Lysobacter avium and contains:
- a CDS encoding universal stress protein; protein product: MYKHIVIATDGSELAGKGLEQGLELAAAVGAQVTIVTASERWTPADAGVVWGGSASMLEEYRTHVTDQANEVLAAAGARADQLGVRHESVYVAERYPADAILETAAGRGADLIVMASHGRRGLNRLLIGSQTNAVIAHSTIPVLVVR
- a CDS encoding DesA family fatty acid desaturase → MPASLLDFFAGGLLQPSWGALAVYLLVATQLTIFAVTLYLHRSMTHRGVEFHPAINHFFRFWTWLTTSMITREWVAIHRKHHATCETEEDPHSPLTKGIGNVFWRGVELYREARSDRASIEKYGKGCPDDWIERHLYTPHATLGPTLLLFINFGLFGFAGVAVWAIQMLWIPFWAAGVVNGIGHWWGYRNFETTDKATNITPWAFWIGGEELHNNHHAFPSSAKFALRKFEFDIGWTVIRALQSVGLAKVLRVAPTLDVRPNISMPDRETLKALLAIRFQAMTDYYRKVTLPTLRANDEKLPRKLRKGLADGGRWLDDEKRARLQAWLADRPHMATLAEYRQRLQQVLDERSHDAQVTLQKLHDWCVEAEATGNQALQQFSARLKGYTLVPAQA
- the mutM gene encoding bifunctional DNA-formamidopyrimidine glycosylase/DNA-(apurinic or apyrimidinic site) lyase, which gives rise to MPELPEVETTRAALAPHLTGRTVTAATLRRTDLRWPIAPEITSLLPGRRILEVRRRAKYLLLDTSVGSALLHLGMSGSLRVIPAHVPARPHDHVDLLLDNERVLRMHDPRRFGSVLWQAPGSVHPLLAALGPEPLSDAFTGDYLYALSRGRRAPVKAFLMDQSVVVGVGNIYAAEALFAAGISPLRSAERISRERYRLLVTEIRRVLESAITQGGTTLRDYVSPDGNSGYFVQQLAVYGRGGKPCRNCGRPLRQAAIGQRTSVWCSHCQR
- a CDS encoding EF-hand domain-containing protein, producing the protein MAWLSSPASAQARVETTGDYLQRMDANGDGRVSLEEYLAWMSYAFDAMDANGDGVLDPAEQPGGKGTPITRSQHIARLTARFQRQDVNHDGFLSATELAAPPQ
- a CDS encoding cation acetate symporter, whose amino-acid sequence is MAVLAAALAALLPLPAFAATKGQANTSAIVMFLVFIVGTMFITWWAAKRTKTTSDFYTAGGGITGFQNGLAIAGDYLSAASFLGIAGMVYVSGFDGMIYAIGFLFGWPVVMFLIAERLRNLGRYNFADVTSYRLSETPLRVLAASASLLVIALYLIAQMVGAGKLIVLLFGIRYELAVSIVGVLMIMYVAFGGMTATTWVQIIKAVLMLIGATLMAFLVLKAFSFNPDAMLAEAVRIHPNGLAIMAPGSQVSANPLNALSLGLALAFGTAGLPHILMRFFTVPNAKEARRSVIYASSFIGYFYLLTFIIGFGGIALLYQHPEYFTANPDGSIDIINGLVGGTNMVAVHLANAVGGSLLLGFLAAVTFATIVAVVAGLTLAGAAAISHDLYANVFARGRATEKQQMKISRISTVTLGVIAILLGIVFENQNVAFMVGLAFAIAASANFPVLVLSIAWRGCTTMGATIGGFIGLVVATAWVTLSKTVWVDVFHFAEPIVPFPNPGILSIPLAFIAIWLFSVLDRSPRADRERAAFDALRVRSETGIGASSASDH
- a CDS encoding DcaP family trimeric outer membrane transporter; amino-acid sequence: MPRSNRAGTTGASTQWGRRPLAAAMLLALLAPGVALAQTDREQALEARVAELERLVEQMLAQQPLADTGATGLRTTPVPATQPVATAPPARPAQTAAIQTTTITPQANPGTRFTVGGMIRVDAMSTSTSDGEIAKSTAGRDFYVPGAIPVGGDGGDAYLDSHVKFSRLWFDASTELDSGDTLGARFELDFFGGSLGNTAATNTYGATIRHAYLTWNRLLVGQTWSNFMDTAALLDSVDFVGPTDAVVFVRQPQIRYTSGPFSVSLENPETTVQPFGGGPRVISGDNSVPDLIARYTGKGDWGHFSVAGMARQLKHEPVAGSAESTTGFAASVSGLVKLGDSTDLRYQATGGEGFGRYIGLATVQQDAMVDASGNLDALGGWAAYAGLRHAFSPQLRGNLYYARSQWDNRTDLTGLGVTRRVHSAHANLIWSPVPKLDLGIEAIWGERTLESGTDGELVRLHTLARYTF
- a CDS encoding ECF-type sigma factor, whose translation is MADSGDITQLLQEARGGGRGALDEVLSALYHELHGMARRQLAEQRGQTLDATALVHEAYLKLWGKREAQFDDRAHFFAYAATAMRSVVVDYARQRLAQKRGGDLHRVTDLPEDLEGGIRLDDEMLALDIALTRLTQVDPKLAQLVELRYFGGLSEPEISAVMDRSERSIRRDWQKARVFLLASLRDAPQD
- a CDS encoding serine/threonine-protein kinase; this encodes MDPARWQRISPLLDELFGLDAVDRERRLRAVRAEDPELAEELAALIALDEDESFLSEPALKPSQLVMPGRQVGPYRLEHLLGEGGMGQVWLASRADGLYQRRVGLKLLRPGLVDTNLRLRFTRERQILARLAHPHIARLLDAGISSEGLPYLALEYIDGIPITDYCREHDTPLATRLQMFEQVCAAVSHAHANLIVHRDLKPSNILVTPAGDVRLLDFGIAKLLDSDSGPERTRTGTRAFTLHYAAPEQIRGEPVTTMTDVYSLGVVLYELLVDAKPYRPNRGSDAAWEESILLHDPVRPSQAVLHPSGASPRGEAHDPHALRRRARTLAGDLDNIVLKALSKPPERRYPSVEALAQDLLRYASGRPVRARAQSWRYRMGKFVGRHRWQLATGTLTTAVVVIALVMGLWQSRQAVAEAARAQAIQAFMIGVLESAGGTREGEPMDMRALLATAVERGERELADQPGALAEVLGVVAGLHVSLDEPLQAQELLDRQALLLGAMHPIPEQLGLDAITQRGRVAELLGDPSGCIEVMQPALARIAEHPLALPLPTAAFRAQLSRCRIALARTQRSEPLFQRVASLDGGAASPSVPDERLERLTAILQGAQQDPRCQSLPGGKDSEGCNGSIEPSPRTTFLYSARDTDR
- a CDS encoding DUF485 domain-containing protein, with translation MQANNVVERVLAHPKFQELTRRRGRTSLWFFLLMLVVYAGFILTLAYWPEVFARPIGPGYTMSVGVLTAIIVAVSAVVMISAFVHLSNKYYDPLIDAIVRDVK